Part of the Paracoccus sp. MC1862 genome, CATCACCTCGTCGATCCGGGGCGCGGCGGTCGCCAGCATCACCAGCCGGTCAAAGCCCAGCGCAATGCCGGAAGCGGGCGGCACATGGGCCAGCGCCGACAGGAAATCTTCGTCCAGCGGATAGGCCTCGTCATAAACGCGGGCCTTTTCGGCCATCTCGGCGGCAAAGCGGCGGCGCTGCTCGGCGGGGTCGGTCAGTTCTCCGAAGCCGTTCGCCAGTTCCACCCCGCAGGCGTAAAGTTCGAAGCGTTCGGCCACGCGGGGGTCATCCCCGGCGCGCCGGGCGAGCGCGGCTTCGGGCGCGGGATAGCGATCGAGTATGGTGGCGCGACCGTGGCCCAGATGCGGCTCGATCAAGGTCACGAGAACGCGGCTGAGGATGTCGGACCAGGTGTCGTCATGGGCGACCCGCAGTCCCGCTGCCTGCGCCTGCTGCGCCAGCTCGTCACGGTCAGTCGCGCCATCCGCACTGACCGTCGCCAGCAGGTCGAGGCCTGCATGGCGCTGGAAGGCGTCGGCCACCGACAGCCGCTCGGGCGCGGCGAAGAAGTCGCAGCGGTGGCCGCGGAAGCGCAGTTCCGTCGAACCCGCGGCCTCGGCCGCGATCCGCAGCAGGGCGGCGCAGTCGTCCATCAGGGTCTCGTAAGGCTCGCCCGCGCGATACCATTCCAGCATGGTGAACTCGGGGCTGTGCAGTGCGCCGCGCTCGCGGTTGCGCCAGACGTGGGAGAAGGCGGCGATGCGGGTCTCGCCCGCCGCCAGCAGCTTCTTCATGGCGAATTCGGGGCTGGTGTGCAGATACAGCCGCCGCGCGACCCCGTCGTTGCCGATGGCGTCGGTGGAAAAGCCGTGCAGATGCGCCTCGTTGCCGGGGCTGACCGCCAGCGCAGCGGGGTCGACCTCGGTGAACCCGTTCTCGTCCAGCCAGTCGCGGACCCTGCGCTGTATGCGGTTGCGGGCCAGCAGCAGGGGGCGGCGGTCGGCATGCCTGCGCGCGTCCCACCAGGGCGTTTCAGTCATCTCTGGCGATTTCCACAAGTCTGCGCTAAGGAGCGCGCCGATAATCCACGCATTCCCCCATCGCAAGAAAGACGCCCGTGAAAGTCATCGCATCC contains:
- the epmA gene encoding EF-P lysine aminoacylase EpmA, which translates into the protein MTETPWWDARRHADRRPLLLARNRIQRRVRDWLDENGFTEVDPAALAVSPGNEAHLHGFSTDAIGNDGVARRLYLHTSPEFAMKKLLAAGETRIAAFSHVWRNRERGALHSPEFTMLEWYRAGEPYETLMDDCAALLRIAAEAAGSTELRFRGHRCDFFAAPERLSVADAFQRHAGLDLLATVSADGATDRDELAQQAQAAGLRVAHDDTWSDILSRVLVTLIEPHLGHGRATILDRYPAPEAALARRAGDDPRVAERFELYACGVELANGFGELTDPAEQRRRFAAEMAEKARVYDEAYPLDEDFLSALAHVPPASGIALGFDRLVMLATAAPRIDEVMWTPVP